The Streptomyces sp. NBC_00691 genome has a segment encoding these proteins:
- a CDS encoding bifunctional MaoC family dehydratase N-terminal/OB-fold nucleic acid binding domain-containing protein, with product MTLTRNQDGPDGQRGPDGPEGQRGPDGRRGPDGAPDGLYERLAGFAGRSAATAGVGKDPVNLPMIRHWCEAMGDEHPAYRGPDAVAPPTMLQAWTMGGLSGHTDRSSAHEELFALLDGAGYTSVVATDCEQEYLRPLRPGDEIAFDTVIESVSPLKTTRLGSGHFVTTRTDVRAGGQLAGTHRFRILKYAPAARPRRPEPAGTEGPRTAARRPRPVVNRDNAGFWEGVAAHRLLIQRCGDCAALRLPWLPGCADCGSPAWDTVEASGAGTVYSYVVMHHPPFPAFDPPYAVGLVELAEGVRMVSNVVGVPYDKVRIGMPVRLEFLRVDEELELPVFRAGGED from the coding sequence ATGACCCTCACACGGAACCAGGACGGCCCGGACGGGCAGCGCGGACCGGACGGGCCCGAGGGGCAGCGCGGACCGGACGGGCGGCGCGGACCGGACGGGGCGCCGGACGGGCTGTACGAGCGGCTCGCGGGGTTCGCGGGGCGGTCCGCCGCCACGGCCGGGGTCGGCAAGGACCCGGTGAACCTGCCCATGATCCGGCACTGGTGCGAGGCCATGGGCGACGAGCATCCGGCCTACCGGGGGCCCGACGCGGTCGCTCCGCCCACGATGCTCCAGGCCTGGACGATGGGTGGCCTCTCGGGGCACACGGACCGCTCCTCCGCCCACGAGGAGCTGTTCGCCCTCCTCGACGGGGCCGGATACACCTCGGTGGTCGCGACCGACTGCGAGCAGGAGTACCTGCGGCCGCTGCGGCCCGGTGACGAGATCGCCTTCGACACCGTCATCGAGTCCGTGTCACCGCTCAAGACCACCAGACTCGGGTCCGGGCACTTCGTCACCACCCGGACCGACGTCCGCGCCGGCGGGCAGCTGGCCGGCACTCACCGCTTCCGCATCCTCAAGTACGCGCCCGCCGCGCGACCGCGGAGGCCGGAGCCCGCCGGGACCGAAGGCCCGCGGACGGCGGCCCGGCGGCCCCGGCCCGTGGTCAACCGGGACAACGCCGGGTTCTGGGAGGGCGTGGCCGCGCACCGGCTGCTCATCCAGCGCTGCGGCGACTGCGCCGCCCTCCGTCTCCCCTGGCTGCCGGGGTGCGCCGACTGCGGTTCGCCCGCATGGGACACGGTCGAGGCGAGCGGCGCCGGGACGGTCTACTCGTACGTGGTGATGCACCACCCGCCCTTCCCGGCCTTCGACCCGCCGTACGCGGTCGGTCTCGTCGAACTCGCCGAGGGCGTCCGGATGGTCAGCAACGTGGTGGGGGTGCCGTACGACAAGGTGCGGATCGGGATGCCGGTGCGGCTGGAGTTCCTGCGGGTCGACGAGGAGCTGGAGCTTCCCGTCTTCCGCGCGGGAGGGGAGGACTGA
- a CDS encoding acyl-CoA dehydrogenase family protein codes for MDFTPTEEQEAARELAARIFADLSTHERLRAAGTGSDAELWKALCAAGLPGSVEETGLLGLVLLLEEQGRVTAQVPFAATCVYGILAVARHGTDGQRARLLPGLRDGTTVVTGAFPASGAVTSRAGRLSGAVDWVPWLRDATHVLVPDENRVLWLVRTEDAARVDPVELTAPWSAGRLVLDGATGERLGEAEGTVEGERPGKGAYADVLAAARVAFAGLQAGVCAGSLARAVEYTSVREQFGRPLSTHQAVQLRAADAHMDTETIRVTAYEAAWRHDGDLDAREAALTAAWWASEAGKRVVHAGQHLHGGMGADLDHPVHRHFLWGRQLDAHLGCGTELLAELGDLLAEGDLS; via the coding sequence ATGGACTTCACCCCCACCGAGGAGCAGGAGGCGGCCCGCGAGCTGGCCGCCCGGATCTTCGCCGACCTCTCCACCCACGAGCGGCTCAGGGCGGCCGGCACCGGCAGCGACGCCGAGCTGTGGAAGGCCCTCTGCGCCGCCGGGCTGCCCGGCTCCGTCGAGGAGACCGGCCTGCTCGGCCTGGTCCTCCTCCTGGAGGAGCAGGGACGCGTCACGGCCCAGGTGCCGTTCGCCGCGACCTGTGTGTACGGGATCCTCGCCGTCGCCCGGCACGGGACGGACGGGCAGCGCGCCCGGCTCCTGCCCGGACTCCGCGACGGTACGACGGTGGTGACGGGCGCCTTCCCGGCGTCCGGCGCCGTCACCTCGCGCGCGGGGCGGCTCAGCGGGGCCGTGGACTGGGTGCCGTGGCTCAGGGACGCCACCCATGTCCTCGTTCCCGACGAGAACCGCGTCCTCTGGCTGGTCCGCACCGAGGACGCGGCCCGTGTCGATCCCGTCGAGCTCACCGCCCCCTGGTCCGCCGGCCGGCTCGTCCTCGACGGGGCGACGGGCGAGCGGCTCGGGGAGGCGGAGGGGACCGTGGAAGGGGAGCGGCCCGGGAAGGGGGCCTACGCGGACGTGCTCGCCGCCGCCCGGGTCGCCTTCGCCGGGCTGCAGGCCGGGGTCTGCGCCGGATCGCTCGCCCGGGCCGTCGAGTACACCTCCGTACGGGAGCAGTTCGGCCGCCCGCTCTCCACCCACCAGGCGGTGCAACTGCGGGCCGCCGACGCCCACATGGACACCGAGACCATCCGGGTCACCGCCTACGAGGCGGCCTGGCGCCACGACGGGGACCTGGACGCCCGGGAGGCGGCCCTGACGGCCGCCTGGTGGGCCTCAGAGGCGGGGAAGCGGGTCGTGCACGCCGGCCAGCATCTGCACGGAGGCATGGGCGCGGACCTCGACCACCCCGTGCACCGGCACTTCCTCTGGGGCCGGCAGCTCGACGCCCATCTCGGCTGCGGTACCGAACTCCTCGCCGAACTCGGCGACCTGCTCGCTGAAGGAGACCTGTCATGA
- a CDS encoding MaoC family dehydratase, translated as MKPGTETFVEPGDELPPLTIPITRTLIVAGAVASRDYQDVHHDAELAREKGSPDIFMNILTTNGLVGRYITDHFGPRAVLRRVAIRLGAPNHPGDIMVLTGTVTEVDGTTVHVRVVGANGLGHHVTGTVTVEVPR; from the coding sequence ATGAAGCCCGGCACGGAGACCTTCGTCGAGCCCGGGGACGAGCTGCCGCCGCTGACGATCCCGATCACCCGCACCCTGATCGTCGCCGGGGCCGTCGCCTCCCGCGACTACCAGGACGTGCACCACGACGCCGAACTGGCCCGGGAGAAGGGCTCCCCGGACATCTTCATGAACATCCTCACGACCAACGGCCTCGTCGGCCGGTACATCACCGACCACTTCGGCCCCCGCGCGGTGCTCCGCAGGGTCGCCATCCGGCTCGGTGCCCCCAACCACCCCGGCGACATCATGGTGCTCACCGGCACGGTCACCGAGGTCGACGGGACCACCGTGCACGTCCGGGTCGTCGGTGCGAACGGCCTCGGGCACCACGTCACGGGGACGGTCACCGTGGAGGTGCCGCGATGA
- a CDS encoding lipid-transfer protein has product MSVRTRDGLGGRAAVVGIGATEFSKDSGRSELSLAVEAVRAALDDAGLAPADVDGMVTFTMDTNPEITVAQAAGIGELSFFSRVHYGGGAACATVQQAALAVASGVAEVVVCYRAFNERSGRRFGSGVQQREPSAEGVALGWQLPFGLLTPASWVAMTAQRYLHTYGLTPDAFGHVAVTDRRHAARNPAAYFHGKPITLADHAASRWIVEPLRLLDCCQETDGGQAVVVTSVERARDLRRPPAVIVAAAQGAGRKQEAMTSFYRDGLTGLPEMGVVARQLWRTSGLAPGEIDVGILYDHFTPFVLMQLEEFGFCGPGEAADFVAADALPLNTHGGQLGEAYLHGMNGIAEAVRQLRGTSVNQIPGAERTLVTAGTGVPTSGLILGTDG; this is encoded by the coding sequence ATGAGCGTCCGCACCCGGGACGGCCTCGGCGGCCGGGCGGCCGTCGTGGGCATCGGCGCCACCGAGTTCTCCAAGGACTCGGGCCGCAGCGAACTGTCGCTCGCCGTCGAGGCGGTGCGCGCGGCCCTCGACGACGCCGGGCTCGCTCCTGCCGACGTCGACGGCATGGTCACCTTCACCATGGACACCAACCCCGAGATCACCGTCGCCCAGGCGGCCGGCATCGGCGAGCTGTCCTTCTTCTCGCGCGTGCACTACGGCGGCGGGGCCGCCTGTGCCACCGTGCAGCAGGCGGCGCTCGCCGTCGCCTCAGGGGTCGCGGAGGTCGTCGTCTGCTACCGGGCGTTCAACGAGCGCTCCGGACGGCGCTTCGGCTCCGGAGTCCAGCAGCGCGAGCCCTCCGCCGAGGGAGTCGCGCTCGGCTGGCAGCTGCCGTTCGGGCTGCTCACCCCGGCCTCCTGGGTCGCGATGACCGCCCAGCGGTATCTGCACACCTACGGGCTGACCCCGGACGCCTTCGGCCATGTCGCCGTCACCGACCGGCGCCACGCCGCCCGCAACCCCGCCGCGTACTTCCACGGGAAGCCGATCACCCTCGCCGACCACGCCGCCTCCCGCTGGATCGTCGAACCCCTCCGGCTGCTCGACTGCTGCCAGGAGACCGACGGCGGCCAGGCCGTCGTCGTCACCTCCGTCGAGCGCGCCCGGGACCTGCGGCGCCCGCCGGCCGTGATCGTGGCGGCGGCCCAGGGCGCCGGCCGGAAGCAGGAGGCGATGACCAGCTTCTACCGGGACGGGCTGACGGGGCTTCCGGAGATGGGGGTGGTGGCCCGCCAGCTCTGGCGGACCTCCGGCCTCGCACCGGGCGAGATCGACGTGGGCATCCTCTACGACCACTTCACCCCCTTCGTGCTCATGCAGCTGGAGGAGTTCGGCTTCTGCGGTCCGGGGGAGGCGGCCGATTTCGTCGCGGCGGACGCGCTCCCGCTGAACACGCACGGGGGACAGCTCGGCGAGGCGTATCTGCACGGCATGAACGGGATAGCGGAGGCGGTACGACAGCTGCGCGGGACCTCCGTGAACCAGATACCCGGGGCGGAGCGGACCTTGGTCACGGCGGGAACGGGGGTTCCCACGTCCGGGTTGATCCTGGGCACGGACGGCTGA
- a CDS encoding DUF1906 domain-containing protein — translation MRIVVGAVVAALAGAALVSAPAPAVDPGRVPAAAPAPGAAPPSDRIADRIPDRVTRPVGHPGAPAPAPGGPADPVTFVGRAFDTCEAPSLDVMKAWRSSPYGAVGIYFGGRGRGCPTQRELNPAWVASAHAMGWRLLPLFVGSQAPCVNAVAKRPFAIGGSPVSQGTREGGEAVRAAQALGLDVSSPLYLDIEAYEPGDAGCTATTLSFVRAWNREVRRLGYVPGYYSSADTGVRDIEAARRAGTPDLPAVMWFARWLGRPALYTESVLHPDAWMPHARIHQYAGNVTEAYGGRRLAIDRNAMDAPVARVTDTALRVAGDPVRAAEEVPPVLRP, via the coding sequence GTGCGGATCGTGGTCGGGGCCGTCGTGGCGGCACTGGCCGGGGCGGCCCTGGTCAGTGCCCCCGCACCGGCCGTCGATCCCGGCCGCGTGCCGGCCGCCGCCCCCGCCCCCGGCGCCGCTCCCCCCAGCGACCGCATCGCCGACCGCATCCCCGACCGCGTCACCCGTCCCGTCGGCCACCCCGGTGCGCCGGCGCCCGCACCCGGCGGGCCCGCCGATCCCGTGACCTTCGTCGGGCGTGCCTTCGACACCTGTGAGGCGCCGTCCCTCGACGTGATGAAGGCCTGGCGCAGTTCGCCGTACGGGGCCGTCGGCATCTACTTCGGCGGACGGGGGCGCGGCTGCCCCACCCAGCGGGAGCTGAACCCCGCCTGGGTCGCCTCCGCCCACGCCATGGGCTGGCGACTGCTGCCGCTGTTCGTCGGGTCGCAGGCGCCCTGTGTGAACGCCGTCGCCAAGCGGCCGTTCGCCATCGGCGGCAGCCCGGTGAGCCAGGGCACCCGTGAGGGGGGCGAGGCCGTACGGGCAGCGCAGGCCCTGGGGCTGGACGTGAGCAGTCCGCTCTACCTCGACATCGAGGCGTACGAGCCGGGTGACGCGGGCTGCACCGCGACCACCCTCTCCTTCGTCCGCGCCTGGAACCGGGAGGTGCGTCGCCTCGGCTACGTACCCGGGTACTACAGCAGCGCCGACACGGGGGTGCGGGACATCGAGGCCGCGCGGCGGGCGGGGACGCCGGACCTGCCGGCCGTGATGTGGTTCGCGCGCTGGCTGGGGCGGCCCGCGCTGTACACCGAGTCGGTGCTGCACCCGGACGCCTGGATGCCGCACGCCCGGATCCACCAGTACGCGGGCAACGTCACCGAGGCGTACGGCGGCCGCCGTCTCGCCATCGACCGGAACGCGATGGACGCGCCGGTCGCCCGTGTCACCGACACGGCCCTGCGCGTGGCCGGGGATCCCGTCCGGGCGGCGGAAGAGGTGCCTCCCGTACTCCGACCCTGA
- a CDS encoding SigE family RNA polymerase sigma factor — protein sequence MTPPPSGPVCAGASQYASYSTFSSYVRARGPVLLRTARSLTANPCDAEDLLQTALAKTFVAWERIEDHRALDGYVRRALLNTRTSQWRKRKVDEFACDELPEPSGVPEPDPAERQVLHDAMWRAVLKLPERQRQMVVLRYYEDLSEAQTAEVLGVSVGTVKSAVSRALGKLREDPELTPAREEVSRK from the coding sequence ATGACTCCGCCACCTTCTGGCCCCGTCTGCGCCGGTGCCTCGCAGTACGCGTCGTACTCGACCTTCTCGTCGTACGTACGGGCGCGTGGGCCCGTGCTCCTGCGCACCGCGCGCTCCCTGACCGCCAACCCCTGTGACGCCGAGGACCTGCTGCAGACCGCGCTGGCCAAGACGTTCGTCGCCTGGGAGCGCATCGAGGACCACCGCGCCCTGGACGGTTACGTCCGTCGCGCGCTGCTGAACACCCGCACGTCGCAGTGGCGCAAGCGCAAGGTCGACGAGTTCGCCTGCGACGAGCTGCCCGAGCCCTCCGGCGTCCCGGAGCCGGACCCGGCCGAGCGGCAGGTGCTGCACGACGCGATGTGGCGCGCGGTGCTGAAGCTGCCCGAGCGTCAGCGCCAGATGGTGGTTCTCCGGTACTACGAGGACCTGAGCGAGGCTCAGACCGCCGAGGTCCTGGGGGTGTCCGTCGGCACCGTGAAGAGCGCGGTGTCGAGGGCGCTCGGCAAGCTCCGTGAGGACCCCGAGCTGACCCCGGCCCGCGAGGAAGTAAGCAGAAAGTAA